One stretch of Amycolatopsis tolypomycina DNA includes these proteins:
- a CDS encoding diaminopimelate decarboxylase yields the protein MTTTSAPLTRTDRKLLAVVAGRRLADPMAGFVDLDAVREAVEDLTTAFAPLGRVQHTVAAKACGLAPLLRFLGGLGIDAEVASPGETAVAEAAGLRGPRLVLDSPAKTTAELAHALAEGTAVNADNFQELARLDALVGPTPPRSVLGLRINPQVGAGRIGDTSTATAASKFGIPLRDNGNRALLREAFARRPWLTRLHVHVGSQGCPPELMADGVAAVHELAEEINAEAGYRQVTSLDLGGGLPVDFTSDEPGPTYAGYVATLLNRVPALADGRYAFVTEFGRSLLAKSGFLVSTVEYTKVAGGRHIAVTHAGGQVAARTVLQPEHWPLRVGAFDATGTPKTGPEVPQDIAGPLCFAGDLLARERPLPLLEPGDLVVAHDTGAYYFGAHYAYNTLPRPAVYGFTVSPTGDVEFTPLRRAQTLAELVADAGSEFLGALPEG from the coding sequence GTGACGACCACCAGCGCACCCCTGACCCGCACCGACCGCAAGCTGCTCGCCGTCGTGGCCGGGCGGCGGCTCGCCGACCCGATGGCCGGGTTCGTCGACCTCGACGCCGTCCGGGAAGCCGTCGAAGACCTGACGACGGCGTTCGCGCCGCTCGGGCGCGTGCAGCACACGGTCGCCGCCAAGGCGTGCGGTCTCGCGCCCCTGCTGCGGTTCCTCGGCGGCCTCGGGATCGACGCCGAGGTCGCGAGCCCGGGCGAGACGGCGGTCGCGGAAGCCGCCGGCCTGCGCGGCCCGCGGCTCGTGCTCGACTCCCCCGCCAAGACGACCGCCGAGCTCGCGCACGCCCTGGCCGAGGGGACGGCGGTCAACGCCGACAACTTCCAGGAACTCGCCCGGCTCGACGCGCTGGTCGGCCCGACGCCGCCGCGGTCGGTGCTGGGCCTGCGGATCAACCCGCAGGTCGGGGCCGGCCGGATCGGCGACACGAGCACGGCCACCGCGGCGTCCAAGTTCGGCATCCCCTTGCGGGACAACGGAAACCGGGCACTGCTGCGGGAGGCGTTCGCACGCCGGCCGTGGCTGACGCGGCTGCACGTCCACGTCGGCTCGCAGGGCTGCCCGCCGGAGCTGATGGCCGACGGCGTCGCCGCGGTGCACGAACTCGCCGAAGAGATCAACGCCGAAGCCGGCTACCGGCAGGTGACCAGCCTCGACCTCGGCGGCGGGCTGCCGGTCGACTTCACCTCAGACGAGCCCGGACCGACCTACGCCGGCTACGTCGCGACACTGCTGAACCGCGTCCCGGCCCTCGCCGACGGGCGCTACGCCTTCGTCACCGAGTTCGGCCGCTCTCTGCTGGCGAAGAGCGGCTTCCTCGTCAGCACGGTGGAGTACACGAAGGTCGCGGGCGGACGGCACATCGCCGTGACGCACGCGGGCGGCCAGGTGGCGGCGCGCACGGTGCTCCAGCCGGAGCACTGGCCGCTGCGGGTCGGCGCGTTCGACGCCACCGGTACGCCGAAGACGGGACCCGAAGTGCCGCAGGACATCGCGGGCCCGCTGTGTTTCGCGGGCGACCTCCTCGCCCGCGAGCGGCCGCTGCCGCTGCTGGAACCGGGGGACCTCGTCGTCGCCCACGACACCGGCGCGTACTACTTCGGCGCGCACTACGCCTACAACACGCTGCCGCGCCCGGCCGTGTACGGGTTCACCGTGTCGCCGACCGGTGACGTCGAGTTCACGCCGCTGCGTCGCGCGCAGACCCTCGCCGAACTGGTCGCCGACGCCGGGAGCGAATTCCTCGGAGCGCTCCCGGAAGGGTGA
- a CDS encoding LysR family transcriptional regulator, with product MDLRRWHYFAVLAEEMHFTKAAARLFVSQPSLSQQIRAFEADLGVALLDRTGPRFALTDAGRVAAAEARDLLDRLDRARGAVAAAGRGDAGRLRIAYTRSAPGPQAGDLVAAYRERHPDVELALETGWTSLNLARLQAGEIDIGFVRPPVAAAGIEVAVIGSEEVLLALPSGHPLAHRRGRVSRAAIAAEPVVFWPRENGPGQYDAISGQVWPGGLPPIVREEPEDEQLMRAVAEGAGVAAVPEHRARALRRRGVVLRRLAAPAPRIDLGLAWRAGPASAVVRGFVELAGSRVRTS from the coding sequence GTGGACCTGCGCCGATGGCACTACTTCGCCGTGCTCGCCGAGGAGATGCACTTCACGAAGGCGGCCGCTCGGCTGTTCGTGTCCCAGCCGTCGCTGAGCCAGCAGATCCGCGCTTTCGAGGCGGACCTCGGCGTGGCGCTGCTCGACCGCACGGGGCCGCGCTTCGCGTTGACCGACGCCGGCCGGGTGGCGGCGGCGGAGGCCCGTGACCTGCTCGACCGGCTGGACCGCGCCCGCGGCGCGGTGGCGGCGGCGGGCCGGGGCGACGCGGGGCGGCTGCGGATCGCCTACACGCGCTCGGCACCGGGCCCGCAGGCCGGCGACCTGGTGGCGGCGTACCGCGAGCGGCACCCGGACGTCGAGCTGGCGTTGGAGACGGGTTGGACGAGCCTCAACCTGGCCCGGTTGCAGGCGGGCGAGATCGACATCGGCTTCGTCCGGCCCCCGGTGGCGGCGGCGGGCATCGAGGTGGCGGTGATCGGTTCGGAGGAGGTCCTGCTGGCCCTGCCGTCGGGCCATCCGCTGGCCCACCGCCGCGGCCGCGTGTCCCGCGCCGCGATCGCCGCCGAGCCGGTGGTGTTCTGGCCACGCGAGAACGGCCCCGGCCAGTACGACGCCATCAGCGGCCAGGTCTGGCCGGGCGGGCTGCCGCCGATCGTCCGCGAGGAGCCGGAGGACGAGCAGCTGATGCGCGCGGTGGCCGAGGGAGCGGGCGTGGCGGCGGTCCCGGAGCACCGGGCCCGGGCGTTGCGGAGGCGTGGAGTGGTGTTGCGGCGGCTGGCGGCCCCGGCGCCGCGGATCGACCTGGGGCTGGCCTGGCGGGCGGGACCGGCGTCCGCGGTGGTCCGGGGATTCGTGGAGCTGGCCGGCAGCCGGGTTCGAACGTCATGA
- a CDS encoding 4-hydroxybenzoate 3-monooxygenase, which translates to MVARRTAVAVVGAGPAGLTVANLLRRAGIGCVLLEAQSRAFIEQRPRAGFIEEWAVRGLERRGLGEQLVAKAPQHEKFEFRFAGQRHVFRYGDVTGQRHFVYPQQFLVTDLVAQYTDAGGDAVFEVSDVELHDLTSDSPAVTFRAGGDEHRIDCDFVAGCDGARGVCQGYLPADSTVKAHHDYGIGWLALLAEAPPSADGVLFGIHPRGFAAHMARTPQVTRFYLQTAPGETEADWPDERVWRELHARLTVPGGEIIEGRLFEKRILDMHNYVVEPMSHGRLHLAGESAHLVAPIAAKGMNLALHDAFLLTDALQAYYAGDSAPLAGYSAACLPLVWQYQEFSLWLSDIFHHTAAAGDNPFAARIAEARMRRLLGSPAAAAAFAELYIGKNANF; encoded by the coding sequence ATGGTGGCGAGGCGCACGGCGGTGGCCGTGGTGGGGGCGGGCCCGGCCGGACTCACGGTGGCGAACCTCCTGCGGCGCGCGGGAATCGGCTGCGTGCTGCTGGAGGCGCAGAGCCGGGCGTTCATCGAGCAGCGGCCGCGGGCCGGGTTCATCGAGGAGTGGGCGGTCCGCGGGCTCGAACGGCGCGGTCTCGGCGAGCAGCTCGTCGCGAAGGCCCCGCAGCACGAGAAGTTCGAGTTCCGGTTCGCCGGGCAGCGGCACGTCTTCCGCTACGGCGACGTCACCGGGCAGCGGCATTTCGTTTACCCGCAACAGTTTCTGGTGACCGACCTGGTCGCGCAGTACACCGACGCCGGCGGTGACGCGGTCTTCGAGGTCTCGGACGTCGAGCTGCACGACCTGACGTCGGACTCCCCCGCCGTCACGTTCCGGGCCGGCGGCGACGAGCACCGCATCGACTGCGACTTCGTGGCCGGCTGCGACGGCGCCCGCGGCGTCTGCCAGGGGTACCTGCCGGCGGATTCGACGGTGAAAGCCCATCACGACTACGGAATCGGCTGGCTGGCCCTGCTCGCCGAGGCCCCGCCGTCCGCCGACGGCGTGCTGTTCGGCATCCACCCGCGCGGGTTCGCCGCGCACATGGCCCGCACGCCGCAGGTGACGCGGTTCTACCTGCAGACCGCACCCGGCGAGACCGAAGCGGACTGGCCCGACGAGCGCGTGTGGCGGGAGCTGCACGCGCGGCTCACCGTGCCCGGCGGCGAGATCATCGAGGGCAGGCTGTTCGAGAAGCGGATCCTCGACATGCACAACTACGTCGTGGAGCCGATGTCCCACGGCCGCCTGCACCTCGCGGGCGAATCCGCGCACCTGGTCGCGCCGATCGCGGCGAAGGGCATGAACCTCGCCCTGCACGACGCGTTCCTGCTCACCGACGCGCTCCAGGCGTACTATGCGGGCGACAGCGCGCCGCTGGCCGGCTATTCGGCCGCGTGCCTGCCGCTGGTGTGGCAGTATCAGGAGTTTTCGCTGTGGCTGTCGGACATCTTCCACCACACGGCGGCCGCGGGCGACAACCCCTTCGCGGCGCGCATCGCGGAGGCCCGGATGCGCCGCCTGCTCGGTTCGCCCGCGGCCGCGGCGGCGTTCGCGGAGCTGTACATCGGCAAGAACGCGAACTTCTAG
- a CDS encoding ArnT family glycosyltransferase: MGDGRELPRFAALPVGIVVAVQAVVLTALSGRYGFHRDELYFVAAGRRPDWGYVDNPPITPWLARASTALFGETPSGLRVVATLLGMATVVVVALIAREFGGGRGVQLFTALATALSSYVLVVSHMLATNSADVLLWSLIALFGLRLLRTGDGRWWLAVGAAAGLGLANKWLVLLLLSGLGIGVAVAGPRRVLRTWWLAAGVGIAVVLAAPVLLWQAAHGWPMLTVAGGISSGDGAENRLLFVPMQLVLLSPVLAPVWVAGLVRPWREPGLRWARAPAVAYPVVCAELLVVGGKPYYSVPLLLPLVALGAEPVLRWLGRAGTLRRALTGVTAAVCVVVSVLIGLPVVPATALNGPLLAMNKEPGEQVGWPDFAGSVAGAWRRIPDAERDTAVILAGNYGEAGALERYGPEYGLPPAYSPHMSYADWGPPPDRLVGPVLLIGRIQPGSPAAHLITGCRAVAKHHNAAGVDNEEEGVPLSLCTLTRPWSVAWPQLRHYY, translated from the coding sequence ATGGGGGATGGTCGAGAGCTGCCGCGGTTTGCCGCGTTGCCTGTCGGGATCGTCGTCGCCGTACAAGCCGTCGTGCTGACCGCCCTATCGGGGCGTTACGGCTTCCACCGCGACGAGCTGTACTTCGTCGCCGCGGGCCGCCGTCCGGATTGGGGATACGTCGACAATCCGCCGATCACGCCGTGGCTCGCCCGCGCGTCGACCGCGTTGTTCGGCGAGACACCGTCGGGGCTGCGGGTGGTCGCGACCCTGCTGGGCATGGCGACCGTCGTGGTCGTCGCGCTGATCGCCCGCGAGTTCGGCGGCGGCCGCGGGGTCCAGCTGTTCACGGCGCTGGCGACGGCTCTGTCGTCCTACGTCCTGGTCGTGTCGCACATGCTGGCGACCAACTCCGCGGACGTGCTGCTGTGGTCGCTGATCGCGCTCTTCGGCCTGCGGCTGCTGCGCACCGGCGACGGCCGGTGGTGGCTCGCCGTCGGCGCCGCCGCCGGGCTCGGCCTGGCGAACAAGTGGCTCGTCCTGCTCCTGCTGTCCGGGCTCGGCATCGGGGTCGCCGTCGCCGGGCCACGCCGGGTGCTGCGGACCTGGTGGCTCGCGGCCGGCGTCGGGATCGCCGTCGTCCTGGCCGCGCCCGTGCTGCTCTGGCAGGCGGCGCACGGCTGGCCGATGCTCACCGTGGCCGGCGGGATCAGCTCCGGCGACGGCGCCGAGAACCGCCTCCTGTTCGTGCCGATGCAGCTGGTCCTGCTGTCCCCGGTCCTGGCGCCGGTGTGGGTGGCCGGCCTCGTGCGGCCGTGGCGCGAACCCGGCCTGCGCTGGGCCCGCGCGCCGGCCGTCGCCTACCCCGTGGTCTGCGCCGAGCTGCTGGTCGTCGGCGGCAAGCCGTACTACTCGGTGCCGCTGCTGCTGCCGCTGGTGGCGCTGGGCGCGGAACCGGTGCTGCGATGGCTCGGCCGGGCCGGGACCCTCCGGCGAGCGCTCACCGGCGTCACCGCCGCGGTGTGCGTGGTGGTGTCCGTCCTCATCGGACTCCCGGTCGTACCGGCGACGGCGCTGAACGGCCCGCTGCTGGCGATGAACAAGGAACCGGGCGAGCAGGTCGGCTGGCCGGACTTCGCCGGCAGCGTCGCGGGCGCCTGGCGGCGGATCCCGGACGCCGAGCGCGACACCGCGGTCATCCTCGCCGGCAACTACGGCGAGGCCGGGGCGCTCGAACGCTACGGGCCCGAGTACGGGCTGCCGCCGGCGTACTCGCCGCACATGTCCTACGCGGACTGGGGGCCGCCACCGGACCGGCTGGTCGGCCCGGTGCTGCTCATCGGGCGGATCCAGCCCGGCTCACCCGCGGCCCACCTGATCACCGGCTGCCGCGCGGTCGCGAAGCACCACAACGCCGCGGGCGTCGACAACGAGGAGGAAGGCGTCCCGCTGTCCCTGTGCACGCTGACGCGGCCGTGGTCGGTGGCGTGGCCCCAGCTCCGGCATTACTACTGA